From the Solanum stenotomum isolate F172 chromosome 4, ASM1918654v1, whole genome shotgun sequence genome, one window contains:
- the LOC125863441 gene encoding abscisic acid receptor PYL8-like isoform X2, producing the protein MMNNMEDEYIRRHHRHVLNDNQCSSSLVKRIRAPVNLVWSLVRRFDQPQRYKPFVSRCVVQGDLEIGSVREVNVRSGLPATTSKERLELLDDEEHIFGVKIVGGDHRLQNYSSIITVHPEVIDGRPGTIVIESFVVDIPDGNTKDETCFFVEALIRCNLKSLADVSERLAVQGHTEPIDRM; encoded by the exons ATGATGAATAATATGGAAGATGAGTACATTAGGAGACACCATAGGCATGTGCTCAACGACAATCAGTGTAGTTCTTCACTTGTTAAACGCATCAGAGCTCCTGTTAATCTT GTATGGTCATTGGTGAGAAGGTTTGATCAACCACAAAGGTACAAGCCATTCGTTAGCAGATGCGTTGTGCAAGGGGACCTTGAAATTGGGAGTGTGAGAGAAGTGAATGTTAGGTCGGGTCTTCCAGCTACCACCAGCAAGGAGAGGTTAGAGCTTCTAGATGACGAGGAACACATCTTTGGTGTAAAGATTGTTGGTGGAGATCACAGGCTTCAG AACTACTCATCAATTATCACTGTTCATCCCGAGGTCATTGACGGGAGACCTGGAACAATTGTAATCGAGTCATTTGTAGTAGACATACCAGATGGGAATACTAAGGACGAAACATGCTTCTTTGTGGAGGCCCTCATCCGGTGTAACCTCAAATCGTTAGCTGATGTATCAGAGCGTTTGGCGGTACAGGGCCATACCGAGCCTATTGATAGAATGTAG
- the LOC125863441 gene encoding abscisic acid receptor PYL8-like isoform X1 — MMNNMEDEYIRRHHRHVLNDNQCSSSLVKRIRAPVNLVWSLVRRFDQPQRYKPFVSRCVVQGDLEIGSVREVNVRSGLPATTSKERLELLDDEEHIFGVKIVGGDHRLQTLPLPRGGREAVSETRILTITIYENYSSIITVHPEVIDGRPGTIVIESFVVDIPDGNTKDETCFFVEALIRCNLKSLADVSERLAVQGHTEPIDRM; from the exons ATGATGAATAATATGGAAGATGAGTACATTAGGAGACACCATAGGCATGTGCTCAACGACAATCAGTGTAGTTCTTCACTTGTTAAACGCATCAGAGCTCCTGTTAATCTT GTATGGTCATTGGTGAGAAGGTTTGATCAACCACAAAGGTACAAGCCATTCGTTAGCAGATGCGTTGTGCAAGGGGACCTTGAAATTGGGAGTGTGAGAGAAGTGAATGTTAGGTCGGGTCTTCCAGCTACCACCAGCAAGGAGAGGTTAGAGCTTCTAGATGACGAGGAACACATCTTTGGTGTAAAGATTGTTGGTGGAGATCACAGGCTTCAG accttacccctacctcgtggaggtagagaggctgtgtCTGAAACCAGAATACTAACTATCACAATATACGAG AACTACTCATCAATTATCACTGTTCATCCCGAGGTCATTGACGGGAGACCTGGAACAATTGTAATCGAGTCATTTGTAGTAGACATACCAGATGGGAATACTAAGGACGAAACATGCTTCTTTGTGGAGGCCCTCATCCGGTGTAACCTCAAATCGTTAGCTGATGTATCAGAGCGTTTGGCGGTACAGGGCCATACCGAGCCTATTGATAGAATGTAG